In Papaver somniferum cultivar HN1 chromosome 9, ASM357369v1, whole genome shotgun sequence, the genomic stretch TGCATTTAGAAGAAAGGAATTCTAGAATCTTCGATCACAAAAAGAGAAACTTGGAAAATCTATATCGAAATATTAAGATTCAAGCTTATTTTTGGGCGGAGGAAAACACTAAAATGTTGGGTTTGACGGCTAACATGGTGATATCTTTATGGGACTCGTATTTCTATCGGCCGCATTGATTTGGATATGGGATGTTCCGTGGTTATTTCTTTTTTCACTATGCTCACTTGGATATTTGTTCTTTGCTCTTTTCTTTGGGTGATCGATTACAAATTCGGTCTCCTTTTTTGTGTCGATTGTATTTATTGGGTTGAGGAATCCCCTTAAGTACCTATTTTTCAATGAAATTCTTCCtattgaccgatcaaaaaaaatagATTGTGGATACTGAAAATCCAAGAGGAAGTAACCGACTGATATCTAAACCTCAAAAGCACAAAAATGAGGGCATCGTTAGCCAGTGAGGAGGCAGGAAAAAAGGTATCAGTGGGCAACAAACAACCACCACAACCAGCATTAGGGGGGAGTCTATTTCTGCAGGTATTAAGCATCTGAGCAGCAACACTTGCCTAGACTTCAGTTGGTGATTACAACAAGCTACAtcaaggggggggggggagttttGGAGTACCAAGAGAGGTTGGAAACCGCCTACTTTAGCAGCAAAGAGCAAACCCTGCCTTTTTTTCATTTAATTCATCTGATTTTTTTGGGTCTAAAATATGAAGGCATGTCATGGGCCAATACTCACTTTGCATATGTTTTTGGCTGGCCTCTTATGTTTTAGGTGACAGATAATTGTATAGATGTTCTAGTTGAACTATCGACATCTGCATAAAGGACATATAAATGTAAAAATATGGACGAGTGTGCCTACGTTGATACAGTACTCTGATGAGACCTTCACAACGAACAACTCGAAACCCTTTTGCTACGGGAGATGTTTGTCTTTCGGAAAACCTGTTTTCACAAGATTTAATCTGGATTTCAAAAGCTTATACTAAAAAACAATGTTGATGCACAAATAAAATCAAGGTTATTAATATTTCTAGAAAAAACTATATGGAGATATGATATCACAAGAATGGCATGTTGCTCTTACTTGACTAATAAACTAATTATTGTGTTAAATGCCACAAAAGcatctatttttattttcctagcacgaaaaggaactcgttatgTTCAGCTCCAACACCCGTTGTATTGCAAGTCACTCAACATTACGTTTCTTCATCATCACCTCAGCAGCCtaattcatcttcaacaaatgATAACTTTGAAACTATACCATTGAACAAACCTTTTGATATTTGTGACAGATCAAAATGTGAAGCTGAAGATTCTGTTATTCATACCATTCATGTTACTCCAACTCTTCAAGTTGGTCAAACTAATAAAATTGGTAATGATGGAAGATTTAGTCCTCTTGAATGTGTATAAGAAGATAatattcttgaaaacactgaaatACATAATGAAGTGGAAGCTGGTGTTTTAGAAACTCCCAAAGTCAAATTTATGGATGGTAAAACAGGGAATGTTTCAGATGAAACAGTTAAGGTTACTTCATGGTCCAAAGTGGTTGAAAAGAAGGTgattaattcttcttcttctacttctcagAATTCACCAGGTGCAGTAAAAGGTGGTATTCCGGTTATTGTCAATAACAAATACAATTTCAGGAAAAATCAAGGTAAGGGAGGAACCAAAAATCCTCCACCACTTAAATGAAGATAATATATTGGAATATTCGGGGCCTGAGAAGACCTAGGGCTCAGGATAAATTAAGGTCTTTGGTTAATCAATTTAGTCCATCTCTTATTTGGATTGCAGAACCAAAATCTTTTTGTAATGCTTCATTTTGCAGTAAGTTGAATCTCCCTGGAATGCAAAGCATGGTGATTCATAAttccacttcatcaacaaaaggtaatctATGGTTATTTTGGAATAGTTATTTAGCTACTCCTcaagttgtttcaatttcaagtCAAATGATAACAGTTAGCATTGGTGATGTATTAGTATCTGGTGTTCATGCTCATGTTAAAAAATGTCAAAGAAAATTCTTATGGTCTGAAATGGAGATCATTAGTGAGTCTCAAAAGCCATGGATTGTGCTTGGTGACTTTAATGAAATCACCCTACCTGATGAAAAAGTTGGAGGTAAAACTCCAAACAGAAATTCAATGTTAGACTTTATTCACTGTCTAAATGCATGTAATTTACTACCAGCACCTAAGACAGGGCAACAATTCTCTTGGTCCAACTGTCAACAAGGAAAAAAGAGGATCTTATGCACTCTAGATAGAGTTGTTTTCAATTCATTATGGTTACAAAAATATGGAGATTAGGGGTATAAAGTCGGCTTAAGAATTGTATCAGATCATGCACCATTATTGGGAGGTTGTACAGGTatacctaaaccaaaaaatgttccttggagatttcagaaaatatggatTGATCATCCATCCTTTTTATTAGAAGTGAAGAAAGTTTGGTCAGAACCTATAATTAAAGATCATGCCTTTATATTCATGCAGAAacttaaaaagttaaaaaaattcTTAAGTGAATGGAGTGGGAGTGTTTTTGGAAATGTTCATACAACGATTAAGGAAGCTGAAGATAAAGTTAAAAGTGCAATGAAATTATCTGACAAAAATCCTTTTGATGAAAGTCTTATGGCTAAATTGGTTGAAGCTCGGAATGAACATGCAAATAGAGAAGTACAAGCTAATACTCTTATGAGACTTAAATCAAGGGAAAAGTGGATTACAGATGGATCAGCAAATACTAGATACTTTCATGCTAAAATGAAGATTAGACAAGCAAAAAATTCAATCAGTGAACTAGAAGATAGCAATGGAAATATTATTTGTGAGCAATCACAAATTGCAGAATCCTTAGTTCAACATTTCCAACAGAAGTTTGAATCCCAAAATGTTAATATTGATGATGATTTGTTTAATGTCATTCCATCAGTTATTACAACTGAAGACCAAGCAATgttactgcgcacttgattcccttagctgatctcacccacaactaagagttgatgcaagccaaaatcacagacttgataataaacaaatctgtctcacacagaaaattctatcaaaggataaatctgtctcccacagaaaaatcctaggttttattccgtcttaagatataaaattaaggtgaacatgaaccaattgataatccggtcttatattcccgaagaacatcctagattaatcaatcacctctcaacaatactTCTTGACTACAccagcggtttgtcgaggaatcacaaacagtgagactaagatgtttgtgaattctttatcttgcctatcggagaactctcacgatctcaagccaatcaatagattgtactcgtacgatagaagatgcaagatcagatcacacaactacgataaaagtagtatcggtctggcttcacaatcccaatgaagtctttaagtcgttaacctggttttagagaagaaaaccaaaggttaaaggagaatcgactctagcgagcgcactagtatcacacagacgtgtggggattagttttgaacaatgctagatgtctcctttatatagccttcaaatcagggttttgccttagttacaaagcaattcatattcaccgttagatgaaaacatgatttatattcaagctaatatttctcaaccgttagatcgaaaacttagcttgtcacacacacttgggtagacgtgtactgggtttgtgaaaaccatgcccaaacgtgtacgtgtatgttggttcaacatagtaacccaaaagttaaaccatatgagcaattcatattaacatagttcttcttcaccataactagttcaattgactcaaatgaactagttagagagttgttcaatttatatgagatcttatgtaactacacaagacacaattgaaacaaagatgattcgattcgatgaatcggctcatgaactttatatctacggtttgcataaagcattccttagtaatttaagtttcatgttcagagcacatctttggatcataaccacttaagatcacaaacaagttcgcggacttaaggcaaccggcagagttttccaaactcagcagaaaatctcggcaaagagacttccgccagttcgcggactaggttcgcggactgagttcacggactaaacacgtaaacgagtttttggaaaatcccaacagaaattctcggcaagagaacttccgtcagttcgcggactgggttcgcggacttggcaaagccaattcctccggtttctctcaatcaacaaggttcgaaaacttcggattaaggactacatggttatgtaatctaaactctcattccaatcattgagacattctcagaggacgttatatagtcgttattcacagaccgtttcacgtcagagcaattctcaaagtaattgaaacttttcatgactttcgtcactaggtgaagataaaattgatcaaagcgaaatgctttaccaacacacgatttcgagaaaaaggtaagtagtgaatactcagctcgaaatttcaaatgtgtatgatccagtctatatagcatacgactttttatctcataagaagtaggagatagaatagatagacttttgagtgatagataagttcaagtctccacatagatttttgttgatgaagttccacggttccttgagtagatcttcttcgttgtatgatgaatctccatgaagtccttgagctcaactacacttttctatcctagtccgagacttagctataatagactagaaatcaagactcatagttttgatcactaacattgacaaacatgattgatatagtaacgcatgcgaggtcgaccgagctatgctctaacaaatttgtTTAAGCAATGTACTGTTCAAAATATTCACAAAAATCATTTATGTTGGAATGAATGGTCTTATGGAAAAATTAATCTCTCCACGACAGGCTGCTTATGTCAAAGGTAGAAGCATTCAAGAACAAGTACTTCTAGCTTCAGAGATGGTGAATGAAAtgaggaaaaaaagaagaggagGTAATGTGGCTTTTAAACTAGATATCTATCAAGCTTATGACTCTGTAAGCTGGGAATTTCTTTTTAAAGTTCTGCGTAAGTATGGTTTTTCCTTAACTTGGTGTGATTGGTTATTAACAATGTTTAAATCTGCTAAATTGTCAGTCATGGTCAATGGTGGACCATGTGATTTTTTCTCAATTAATAGAGGACTTAAACAGGGTGATCCACTATCCcctattttgtttattttgatggaagatgtgTTGAGTAGAAATATTACAAGTTTGGTAAATACATGGAAGATAACTCCAATGGTTGTTAGAAATGGAATTTATCCAACACTtgttttttgctgatgatgtgtTCTTGTTCTGTAATGGAGCtaagaagactttggattgtctCTTTAAGTTGTTTGAAAGTTATCAAAATAGCTTTGGTCAGTTGATCAACAAAGCTAAGAGCAAATGTTTCATAGATGGTATTACTTCAATCAGAAATCAAAAAATTAGCAGAATGGTTGGTATGGATATCTCTTGTTTTCctgataaatatcttggtatcATTCTAGCCCCAGGCAGAGTCACTACTGAAATGGTTTGGCCAATAGTGGTAATGCTTCAAAACAAACTTGCAGCTTAGAAAGGGAGATTATTATCATTTCATGATGGACTTATTCTTGTCAAATCagtattgtgcagttatcctctATATAATATGGTAATTTACAAATGGCCATCTTCCATTATCAAAATTTGTGAAAAgttaataagaaattttttatggtcAGGGGATGGTGATGTTAGAAAGTATAAAACTCTATCTTGGAAGAAAGTCTGTGTACCATATGATGAAGGGGGTTTGGGAATTAGAAGTCTAGAAGTTCTTAACAGAGCTTTGCttatgaaaatgatgtggaaattGGTTTCTTCTTTAGATGAATGGACTCTCTTTTTTACTgctaaattcaaaaataaatatggTATCTGGTTCTCAGGCTGGAAGTTATCATCAGTAAGAGCAGGATTACAATGGGCTTGGACTGGATTACAAGAAAATATTACATGGAGTGTTGGCAATGGAGCTGATATCTTAGTGTGGTTTGATTCATGGTATGGTTCATCTCCTTTAATCCATAAGGTTGGTTATACAGAGTTTGTTCAAAATAATATGCAGTTAAAAGTTCAGGATTTAATTATTGATAATGAATGGCATATTCATCCTCAATTGCAACAGTTCTTACAGATTGATAACTTGCCTATTATTCACAATGGAACTGATTCCATAATATGGAATTTACATAGTAGTGGAAAATTTAATACTGCAATGGCAGTGGAGAAATTAAGATTCAAGGAACATAAGGTAGATTGGTCTTCTCATATATGGAGATATTCTTTGCATCCAAGTATTGCAAGTAACATTTGGAAACTGTTACAGGGAATTTATGTGgatgatgaaataaaaagaaaacaaggaTATGAAATGCCTTCCAGATGTTGTGTGCGCAAATCAGAGCAAGACTATATGGAACACACTATGTTGAAATGTGAATTCAGTGCACATATTTGTGACTGGTTGAGAAATATCTTCAAATTTTCAAGGCCTTTCTCCTTTTCTGATGTTTTTTCTGCACCAAAAAATCATAGTCCAATCATTAAAAAGGTGTGGATAACTACAACTTGTACTACTATGAAGGATCTTTGGTTTCAAAGGAACAAAATCTACTTTGAAGGAGGTAATGTTCATGTACACAGTTTCAAAAACAGAATTATGAAGACAGTTCAAGCTAATAGTGCAAGAATGAAAGGAGCCAGGTGGAACAATGAGTATCAAATTCaaattctctttcttttttttcaaaataggaTTTTAATTAGTTCCTTGTTTACTGTAAGATTTTAGCTATCCtttttgtttccttctttttgttgtttgtttttgagtGATTATAGTAACTTTTGTAACCCTTATGTTGGTCAATAAATGAGAAAATgtgattcaacaaaaaaaaaaaaaaacattactggtgggtttggatgtagaattttaaaggttgGATTTATGGGTCCatgggatttggtggaattacgtttCCTTCGAAATGTTTGGTTGCCCAAATCCCTGAAATTATGTTTCCTACGAGaatcagttttccagcaaatccttcaTACGGAATCCGAcccctcccccataaaatttgctgggaaacttatcaagagATTTATGGACCCACCTTTTTTAACTTTAAATCTCATACATATACAATTTTAAAATTCTAAGGTTAATATCAAACACTATACGGACTTTAAAACAAGATAATTCTATGATTTTTAGGAATTTTAAATGAGTCACCAAACACACGAGGGATTTACATGAATTCCAGAATTTGTAACCCCATGGAATTATAAATCCTCGAAATCGTGAATTCCGCAAACAAACACCCCATACGTTTCTTCTTAGGAAGGGtgctacttttttttttgctatgggCCCTAGTAATCTGTACCATCAAATGCGTATTCTGTCTTGCAAATTCTTCATAACCAGGTGAGTAATATATTTCCTCGGAGTGGCCGACTATTGAGTTCAAGGCAGCAACTTTTAATGCCTCGCTAGAACAAATTTCTGAGATTTCCAGAACCTTGAGTGCGGTTGACGAATCTAATAAATTTAGTATCTCCTCTTCGCAAAACTTCTGCAAATGTGGAATCACATACTTATGAGATGCGAGTGCTAGGCAGGAAAAATGCTTCTCGAACTTTTCCTTAGCCAAGTTTCCACAGTAAAGCAATTCCAAGAAGATTTCAAGCTCTTCGTGATTAAACTCAGGGAGAGATATGGAGTCAAGTGGTGCTGCTTTGCAAGTATCTGATGCTAGCATGTTTTCGAAAACCTCGGATTTAGTTGCCTGCAATATTTGCATGAAGGAACATGAAAAACATAGCATCAATATTTTTCAAGAAAAGAATGTAATTTATATCTGTTTTCTCTCAACTTCAATATTTCTCAAGAAAAGAATGTAATTTAACTAACCAGCAAAAATCTATGAGCAGGTATAGAAGGTCCATTGCCAGGTTTGACTTGAATATCCGAGTAACTTCCCTCCTCAAATGCAACATTTAATCCGCCAATAAGATAGTCTTCTCTCTCTTTAGCTAGCTCGATCCACCTTGTAGCACTTTTAGTCCCCTAAGGAAAATCCAACACGACCACAGGCAACAAGTTACAGAAATCAAACTCAACATGCATGGAAACATGAATAGTCAAATTCATCTTGTATCTCAACTAAGCACAGAGCAACAGGTCCCCTACTTACT encodes the following:
- the LOC113312480 gene encoding BTB/POZ domain-containing protein At1g01640-like; translated protein: MDCSFCKKVRVQLHKQYSHSNPGGVVVCNRCNEEINSMMNLMNKDRNTATISLADANWGTKSATRWIELAKEREDYLIGGLNVAFEEGSYSDIQVKPGNGPSIPAHRFLLATKSEVFENMLASDTCKAAPLDSISLPEFNHEELEIFLELLYCGNLAKEKFEKHFSCLALASHKYVIPHLQKFCEEEILNLLDSSTALKVLEISEICSSEALKVAALNSIVGHSEEIYYSPGYEEFARQNTHLMVQITRAHSKKKSSTLPKKKRMGCLFAEFTISRIYNSMGLQILEFM